One window of Burkholderia cepacia GG4 genomic DNA carries:
- a CDS encoding DUF1345 domain-containing protein → MTFYPQVLRNRPRMVAAFVAGVLCAVLLPLPLRAAARALIGWDCAVWLYLVLMWVRMVTAHHHKVREVAIREDENATTVLTVVCLATVASVAAIAIELATAKSVGFRVGLGHYAITGATLFGAWFLIPTIFTLHYARLYYGSPSSDRALRFPDSHPEPDYWDFLYFAFTLAVASQTADVSLANRAARRAVLAQSILSFYFNMAVLGLSINVAAGLLS, encoded by the coding sequence ATGACGTTTTATCCGCAGGTCTTACGCAACCGGCCGCGCATGGTCGCCGCATTCGTCGCGGGCGTGCTGTGCGCCGTATTGCTGCCGCTTCCGCTGAGGGCGGCTGCGCGGGCGCTGATCGGCTGGGATTGCGCGGTGTGGCTGTATCTCGTGCTGATGTGGGTGCGCATGGTCACCGCGCATCATCACAAGGTGCGCGAGGTCGCGATCCGCGAGGACGAGAATGCAACGACGGTGCTGACCGTCGTGTGCCTCGCGACGGTCGCGAGCGTCGCCGCGATCGCGATCGAGCTCGCCACCGCAAAGAGCGTCGGCTTTCGCGTCGGGCTCGGCCATTATGCGATCACGGGCGCGACGCTGTTCGGTGCATGGTTCCTGATCCCGACGATCTTCACGTTGCACTATGCGCGGCTCTATTACGGCTCGCCGAGCAGCGATCGCGCGCTGCGCTTTCCGGACAGTCACCCCGAGCCCGATTACTGGGATTTCCTGTATTTCGCGTTCACGCTCGCAGTCGCGTCGCAGACCGCCGACGTGTCGCTCGCGAACCGCGCCGCGCGACGCGCGGTGCTTGCTCAGTCGATTCTGTCGTTCTACTTCAACATGGCCGTGCTCGGGCTGTCGATCAACGTCGCGGCAGGGCTGCTGAGCTGA
- a CDS encoding thiamine phosphate synthase, whose amino-acid sequence MNPTLPRCCVITPEPASASATDCHVFLERLSAVLARGETLVQLRVKSFDTAAFARLAADALARCDAAGAQLMLNGPIDAAGVMRLDGAGWHLDGAALRAVAQRPLPATRRVSAACHAADDLLLAARAGADFVTLSPVLPTLSHPGAPTLGWARFAELAASAAMPVYALGGMTRAHLDDARRHGAHGVAGIRSFW is encoded by the coding sequence ATGAACCCGACGCTGCCGCGCTGCTGCGTGATCACACCGGAACCGGCGTCCGCGTCGGCCACCGATTGCCACGTGTTTCTCGAACGGCTGTCGGCCGTGCTCGCGCGCGGCGAGACGCTCGTGCAGTTGCGCGTGAAGTCGTTCGACACGGCCGCGTTCGCACGGCTGGCCGCCGATGCGCTCGCGCGTTGCGACGCGGCCGGCGCACAGCTGATGCTCAACGGCCCGATCGATGCCGCCGGCGTGATGCGGCTCGATGGCGCGGGCTGGCACCTCGATGGCGCTGCACTGCGCGCGGTCGCACAACGGCCGCTACCGGCCACGCGCCGCGTGTCGGCCGCATGCCATGCTGCCGACGATCTTCTGCTGGCCGCGCGCGCGGGCGCGGATTTCGTCACGCTGTCGCCCGTGTTGCCGACGCTCAGCCACCCCGGCGCGCCGACGCTCGGCTGGGCACGGTTCGCCGAACTGGCCGCATCGGCCGCGATGCCGGTCTATGCACTCGGCGGGATGACGCGCGCGCACCTCGACGACGCGCGCCGACACGGCGCACACGGCGTCGCCGGCATTCGCAGCTTCTGGTAG
- a CDS encoding DUF3459 domain-containing protein gives MSDCPHDPYAQHYIHCLPFGAQPCGALCTTPRTHFRVWAPGSVQVQLELDTGNGSTLVPMTAAGPNWFEVFVECGAGARYRYRLDDVASIPDPASRSQPDGLNGPSEVVDPRAFTWRNTFWRGRPWEDIALYAIRPHAVGGFDGVRRRLPQLARLGVTALELLASPHDSLPFAPLAAEGGPDALKALIDDAHGFGLAVLLELDYARFGSGSDALRHYAAPFFHTRDDPLQAPPLALDHPEVCDFFCDNALYWIDEYRCDGLRLREADRIGTSWLREIADRVRAAVPADRFIHLVLGSERHPVHLADTHFDAQWNGCGERALHRLTGRDVTAHEGISTHQSIHTLARALTAAGAAFQPATSGEGGFPDAGGLSLTSLVLSDGAWHESDHGPEPGLAALALSLLTPQIPLIFDETARDADRAHFVQSALAVRAKLIAPRLSDCRPQDAHTLKSGGDGDADALLASWRLADDETLTIALNLSPEAVPFDAPRGRIVFETPARARDRVDEGELPAYSLVAWLTGDVNRYALTHDVRRIDDGAWRAMRPDLNA, from the coding sequence ATGTCAGATTGTCCGCACGATCCGTATGCGCAGCACTACATTCACTGCCTGCCGTTCGGCGCGCAGCCCTGCGGCGCGCTCTGTACGACGCCGCGCACGCATTTTCGCGTGTGGGCGCCGGGCAGCGTGCAGGTTCAACTCGAACTCGATACCGGCAACGGCTCGACGCTCGTCCCGATGACGGCGGCCGGTCCCAACTGGTTCGAAGTGTTCGTCGAATGCGGTGCCGGCGCGCGTTACCGCTATCGGCTCGACGATGTCGCGTCGATTCCCGATCCTGCCTCGCGTTCGCAACCCGACGGGCTCAACGGCCCGAGCGAGGTCGTCGATCCGCGCGCGTTCACGTGGCGCAACACGTTCTGGCGCGGGCGTCCGTGGGAAGACATCGCGCTTTATGCGATTCGTCCGCACGCGGTGGGCGGCTTCGACGGCGTACGCCGTCGGCTGCCGCAGCTTGCGCGTCTCGGGGTGACCGCGCTGGAGTTGCTCGCGTCGCCGCACGACAGCCTGCCGTTCGCGCCGCTCGCGGCCGAAGGCGGTCCCGACGCGCTGAAGGCACTGATCGACGACGCGCACGGCTTCGGCCTCGCGGTGCTGCTGGAGCTCGATTACGCGCGCTTCGGCAGCGGCTCCGACGCGCTGCGTCATTACGCGGCGCCGTTCTTCCATACGCGCGACGATCCGCTGCAGGCGCCGCCGCTCGCGCTCGATCACCCGGAAGTCTGTGATTTCTTCTGCGACAACGCGCTGTACTGGATCGACGAATACCGCTGCGACGGGCTGCGGCTGCGCGAGGCCGACCGGATCGGCACGTCGTGGCTGCGCGAGATCGCCGATCGCGTGCGCGCGGCCGTGCCGGCCGATCGGTTCATCCACCTCGTGCTCGGCAGCGAACGCCATCCGGTGCATCTGGCCGACACCCACTTCGATGCGCAGTGGAACGGTTGCGGCGAACGTGCGCTGCATCGCCTGACGGGGCGCGACGTGACGGCCCACGAAGGCATTTCGACGCACCAGTCGATCCACACGCTCGCCCGTGCCTTGACGGCTGCCGGCGCGGCGTTCCAGCCGGCCACATCGGGCGAAGGCGGATTCCCCGACGCAGGCGGACTGTCGCTGACGTCGCTGGTGTTGTCCGACGGCGCATGGCACGAGAGCGACCACGGGCCGGAGCCCGGCCTCGCCGCGCTCGCGCTGTCGCTGCTCACGCCGCAGATCCCGCTGATCTTCGACGAAACTGCGCGCGATGCCGATCGTGCGCATTTCGTGCAGTCAGCCCTCGCGGTGCGTGCGAAGCTGATTGCGCCGCGGCTGTCCGATTGCCGGCCGCAGGACGCGCATACGCTGAAGTCGGGCGGCGACGGCGATGCCGACGCGCTGCTTGCGTCGTGGCGGCTCGCCGACGACGAGACGCTGACCATCGCGTTGAACCTGTCGCCGGAAGCGGTGCCGTTCGATGCGCCGAGAGGGCGGATCGTGTTCGAGACGCCGGCCCGCGCACGCGACCGGGTCGATGAAGGGGAGTTGCCCGCGTATTCGCTCGTCGCGTGGCTGACGGGCGACGTCAACCGGTACGCGCTCACGCACGACGTGCGTCGGATCGACGACGGCGCATGGCGCGCCATGCGTCCCGATCTGAACGCGTGA
- a CDS encoding glutathione S-transferase, translating into MLTVHHLNNSRSQRVLWLLEELDVPYEIVRYERDPKTMLAPPALRAIHPLGKSPVVTDDGRTIAESGAIIEYLVERYGSGRLAPQPGTPERHDYTYWLHYAEGSAMPPLLLKLVALRIAQAPMPFFARPIARKIAATLQSGFIDPQIALHLGYIDDTLKRTGWFVGDGFSAADIQMSFPLEAAMARGDGGTHPAIARFLPAIHARPAYRRALERGGPYELLK; encoded by the coding sequence ATGCTGACCGTCCACCACCTGAACAACTCGCGTTCGCAACGCGTGCTCTGGCTGCTCGAAGAACTGGATGTGCCATACGAGATCGTGCGCTACGAGCGCGATCCGAAGACCATGCTCGCGCCGCCCGCGCTGCGCGCGATCCACCCGCTCGGCAAGTCGCCCGTCGTCACCGACGACGGCCGCACGATCGCCGAATCGGGCGCGATCATCGAGTACCTGGTCGAACGCTACGGGAGCGGACGTCTCGCGCCGCAGCCCGGCACGCCCGAGCGGCACGACTACACGTACTGGCTGCACTACGCGGAAGGATCGGCGATGCCGCCGCTGCTGCTGAAGCTCGTCGCGCTGCGGATCGCACAGGCGCCGATGCCGTTCTTCGCGCGACCGATCGCGCGCAAGATCGCCGCGACGCTGCAATCGGGCTTCATCGATCCGCAGATCGCGCTGCATCTCGGCTATATCGACGACACGCTGAAGCGCACCGGCTGGTTCGTCGGCGACGGCTTCAGCGCGGCCGACATCCAGATGAGCTTTCCGCTCGAAGCCGCGATGGCGCGCGGCGACGGCGGCACGCATCCGGCGATCGCGCGCTTCCTCCCGGCGATTCACGCGCGGCCCGCCTACCGTCGCGCGCTCGAGCGCGGCGGTCCGTACGAACTCCTCAAATAA
- a CDS encoding class I SAM-dependent methyltransferase, with translation MSLPASAAKFDPARAHEYAEQSRIALAGYDACHELAACMLTSAIGTAAARILVAGAGGTGQEICVAAALEPGWRFTAVDPSAPMLALARANVEAAGFGARTEFIEAGIDTLPDAPAFDGATLIGVLHHVPGDAAKAALLDAIARRLKPGAPLVIAGNYRRYADHPRLLDAWQQRWRMKGATPDSVRAQLAKILQGADPPASEEAVFALLHDAGFDGPLRFFSSLFWGAWIAVRRTAA, from the coding sequence ATGTCGCTTCCCGCCAGCGCCGCGAAATTCGATCCGGCACGCGCGCACGAATACGCCGAACAATCCCGCATCGCGCTCGCCGGCTACGACGCGTGCCACGAACTCGCCGCGTGCATGCTCACGTCGGCGATCGGCACGGCCGCTGCGCGGATCCTCGTCGCGGGCGCGGGCGGCACGGGCCAGGAGATCTGCGTGGCCGCCGCGCTCGAGCCCGGATGGCGGTTCACGGCCGTCGATCCGTCGGCGCCGATGCTCGCGCTCGCGCGCGCGAACGTGGAAGCGGCCGGTTTCGGCGCACGCACGGAATTCATCGAGGCCGGTATCGACACGCTGCCCGATGCGCCGGCCTTCGACGGCGCGACGCTGATCGGCGTGCTCCATCACGTCCCCGGCGACGCAGCGAAGGCCGCACTGCTGGACGCGATCGCGCGACGCCTGAAGCCCGGCGCACCGCTCGTGATCGCGGGCAACTATCGCCGCTACGCGGACCACCCTCGCCTGCTCGATGCATGGCAGCAGCGCTGGCGCATGAAGGGCGCCACGCCCGATTCCGTGCGTGCGCAGCTCGCGAAGATCCTGCAGGGTGCAGATCCGCCGGCTTCGGAGGAAGCCGTCTTCGCGCTGCTGCACGATGCGGGCTTCGATGGACCGCTGCGTTTCTTTTCGAGCCTGTTCTGGGGCGCGTGGATCGCGGTGCGACGCACCGCCGCGTGA